In a genomic window of Mucilaginibacter sp. KACC 22063:
- a CDS encoding sensor histidine kinase gives MFVQINKEEFAKESNKKAWYQTNNIIWTIIFLYPLLSIVDFIYAGDIWIQFLIARIIIVLIIMGLYSVFQTRKFDYRILLHIAFILLSIPAAILCTIVNIQELTVYFLIYSAIILFFNLQVYWEPVNSVVQVVFAIVLLTLFFNISSQYTLDLFISNGGQYFFITSVISCLIVSSRYKVAERDVKSQILIEKSNQQLKEQNKDIIEKNNIIDMQYDKLRKLDEQKNSFINIAGHDLKNLIGSVIMSTGMIKEEEYRLSTDQKEFLQYISDSADKMQYMLNKLMDVKEIESPEIKFNFEIFDINAEVRYVYKGLIETAQMKNITLVDNILKLPLNVRLDKVFAGQVFQNLMSNAIKFSQTNNSIKIATSLQRQKFVFEIIDEGIAIGQEELDGMFGKLRTLNDATSENATGSRLGLGLSIAKLMTQEMGGELSYRSDYNGNYFRVEFNVIN, from the coding sequence ATGTTTGTTCAAATAAATAAAGAAGAATTTGCTAAAGAAAGCAATAAGAAAGCATGGTACCAGACTAACAATATCATTTGGACAATTATCTTTCTTTATCCTTTATTAAGCATAGTAGATTTTATTTATGCTGGCGATATCTGGATACAGTTTTTGATTGCACGTATCATTATTGTTCTGATCATAATGGGTTTGTACAGTGTTTTCCAAACCCGTAAGTTTGATTATCGCATTTTGCTGCATATAGCATTTATATTACTCTCCATACCTGCGGCTATACTTTGCACCATTGTTAACATTCAGGAGCTAACCGTTTATTTTCTTATCTATTCTGCAATTATCTTGTTTTTTAACCTGCAGGTATACTGGGAGCCGGTTAATTCTGTAGTACAGGTAGTTTTTGCAATAGTATTGCTTACTTTGTTCTTTAACATCTCGTCCCAGTATACGCTGGATCTTTTCATTAGCAACGGTGGTCAGTACTTTTTTATTACAAGCGTAATTTCATGCTTAATTGTAAGTTCGAGGTATAAGGTAGCCGAACGCGATGTGAAGTCGCAGATACTTATCGAAAAATCAAACCAGCAATTAAAGGAGCAGAATAAAGATATCATCGAGAAAAATAATATTATCGATATGCAGTATGATAAACTGCGTAAGCTTGATGAGCAAAAGAACAGCTTTATTAATATTGCCGGCCATGATTTAAAAAACCTGATCGGATCGGTGATCATGAGCACGGGTATGATTAAGGAAGAAGAATACCGCCTCAGCACCGATCAAAAAGAGTTTTTACAATATATTTCAGATTCGGCAGATAAGATGCAATATATGCTGAACAAGTTGATGGATGTAAAGGAGATTGAATCGCCGGAGATCAAGTTCAACTTTGAAATTTTTGATATTAATGCTGAAGTACGCTATGTATATAAAGGGCTGATAGAAACAGCTCAGATGAAAAATATTACCTTAGTGGATAATATCCTGAAACTGCCTTTAAACGTTAGGTTGGATAAGGTTTTTGCAGGGCAGGTTTTTCAAAACCTAATGTCAAACGCCATTAAGTTTTCCCAAACCAACAACAGCATAAAAATAGCAACCAGCCTGCAACGGCAGAAGTTTGTTTTTGAGATTATAGATGAGGGGATTGCTATTGGGCAGGAAGAACTGGATGGTATGTTTGGTAAACTGAGGACATTAAATGATGCCACCAGCGAAAATGCTACCGGTAGCCGCCTTGGTTTAGGTTTATCCATTGCCAAATTAATGACCCAGGAGATGGGGGGCGAGCTTAGTTACAGAAGCGATTATAACGGCAATTATTTCAGAGTAGAATTTAACGTGATCAATTAA
- a CDS encoding glycosyltransferase family 2 protein → MPEELSEVTDSKSYYDEQQDVDLSFNKWPIPDLLVKDGFITYADIEKINAFSQRSGLSFVKILLNFGYISRKNYERSLTHAGHVFKQIREEAYDMEILNKVDLKFADEHLALPLRKENGKIVTLMANPSDELFIDFVRLTYDCEPEIIVASDLDITWLSHKLIGTKYVKSAVFELLNRDPESSALVTFTNAQLMFIFGTIAFVVTCLVVSFTLTSIIINVIISSIFLIAITFKLFLALVGSRFELHQAVTKEEVKSVKNDELPIYTIHLPVYKEDKLIKKLIWNLQSLDYPREQLDIKLLIEEDDDKTLNAVRNLDFPAIFEVIVVPYHMPKTKPKACNYGLHFSRGQYLTIYDAEDIPDTDQLKKVVAMFNKLPEHFICIQCALNYFNRNENFLTRMFTLEYSYWFDYMLPGLDTLDIPIPLGGTSNHFKLDNLVELGAWDPFNVTEDADLGVRAYAKGYKIAIVNSTTYEEANNEPFNWIRQRSRWIKGYMQTYLVHMRNPVKLWQKVGWKGFLGFNFFIGATPATFLLYPFLLSVFIAYLVFDLKSIRLLFPDWVLFISIFNLLIGNILMIYVNMMAVFKRRFYELILFAVANPVYWLMHSIAAYKGLYQLIIKPFYWEKTNHGLSKVNNSVNVVK, encoded by the coding sequence ATGCCGGAAGAATTGAGCGAAGTAACAGATAGCAAAAGCTATTATGATGAACAGCAGGATGTAGACCTGTCGTTTAATAAATGGCCTATACCTGATCTGTTGGTGAAGGATGGTTTTATTACCTATGCCGATATAGAGAAGATCAATGCTTTCTCTCAAAGATCAGGTTTGTCTTTTGTAAAGATACTGCTCAACTTCGGCTATATATCCCGTAAAAATTACGAACGCTCATTAACCCATGCAGGCCATGTTTTTAAGCAAATACGCGAAGAAGCTTATGACATGGAGATACTTAACAAGGTAGACCTGAAGTTTGCTGATGAACACCTGGCATTGCCGCTGCGTAAGGAAAACGGTAAGATAGTTACCTTAATGGCTAACCCGAGTGATGAATTGTTCATTGACTTTGTGCGCCTTACTTATGATTGTGAGCCTGAAATAATTGTTGCGTCTGACCTGGATATTACCTGGTTGAGCCACAAGCTTATCGGCACTAAATATGTAAAGTCGGCTGTTTTTGAGTTGCTGAACCGAGACCCGGAAAGTTCTGCTCTGGTTACCTTTACCAATGCACAACTGATGTTTATTTTTGGGACCATCGCCTTTGTGGTTACCTGTCTGGTCGTCAGTTTTACGCTAACGTCTATCATCATCAATGTAATTATAAGCTCTATATTTCTTATTGCCATTACGTTCAAATTGTTTTTGGCACTTGTTGGTTCCAGGTTTGAGCTGCATCAGGCCGTAACTAAAGAAGAAGTTAAATCAGTAAAGAATGACGAACTGCCGATTTATACGATCCATTTACCGGTTTATAAGGAAGATAAGTTAATTAAGAAGCTGATATGGAACCTGCAAAGCCTTGATTATCCGCGCGAGCAACTGGATATTAAGCTGTTGATTGAGGAGGATGACGATAAGACATTGAATGCAGTGCGTAACCTGGATTTCCCGGCCATATTTGAGGTGATAGTGGTGCCATACCATATGCCTAAAACCAAACCGAAGGCCTGTAATTATGGATTGCACTTTTCGCGCGGGCAGTACCTCACCATTTATGATGCAGAAGATATCCCGGATACCGACCAGTTAAAAAAGGTAGTTGCCATGTTTAATAAGCTGCCCGAACACTTTATTTGTATCCAATGCGCGCTTAATTACTTTAACAGAAATGAAAACTTCCTGACAAGGATGTTTACACTTGAATATTCATACTGGTTTGATTACATGCTTCCGGGGCTTGATACCCTGGATATTCCTATTCCGCTTGGTGGTACCAGCAACCATTTTAAACTGGATAACCTGGTAGAACTTGGCGCGTGGGATCCGTTTAACGTAACTGAAGATGCGGATTTGGGCGTGCGTGCTTACGCAAAAGGTTATAAAATTGCTATTGTAAATTCAACCACTTACGAAGAAGCCAATAACGAGCCATTTAACTGGATACGCCAGCGCTCACGTTGGATAAAGGGGTATATGCAAACGTACCTTGTACACATGCGCAACCCGGTTAAGTTATGGCAAAAAGTAGGTTGGAAAGGCTTTTTAGGATTTAATTTCTTTATCGGCGCAACTCCGGCCACATTTCTGCTATACCCATTTTTATTAAGCGTGTTTATTGCCTACCTGGTATTTGACCTTAAATCTATCAGGTTATTATTTCCGGATTGGGTATTGTTCATCTCGATATTTAACCTGCTAATTGGCAATATCTTAATGATCTACGTAAATATGATGGCCGTGTTTAAACGCCGTTTTTACGAACTTATCTTATTTGCAGTTGCTAATCCGGTATATTGGTTAATGCACTCTATTGCTGCCTATAAAGGGTTATACCAGCTAATTATTAAGCCTTTTTACTGGGAAAAAACCAATCATGGTTTAAGTAAGGTAAATAACTCGGTTAATGTTGTGAAATGA
- a CDS encoding pentapeptide repeat-containing protein produces MQIIEDKSFTKVTVEEIRKQGAQFENCSFIYCDLRTAHLSNLVFIDCHFKDCYMASCSLQNTGLQNVKFTDCNLTGADFSKTRDFLFEAHFDNCVLDNTIFYSRKNKGAKYINCSCKEVDFTQADLTNAVFDNCNLHRAIFDNTNLKGADFTTSYNYIVDPDRNIVKKTKFSVHGLPGLLTRYDIVIK; encoded by the coding sequence ATGCAGATCATCGAAGATAAAAGCTTCACAAAAGTTACGGTTGAAGAGATCAGGAAACAAGGGGCGCAGTTTGAGAATTGCTCTTTTATATATTGCGATTTAAGAACTGCACATTTATCGAATCTGGTATTTATTGATTGCCATTTTAAAGATTGTTATATGGCAAGCTGCTCGCTTCAAAATACCGGCTTGCAAAACGTAAAGTTTACCGATTGCAATTTAACAGGTGCAGACTTTAGCAAAACACGCGATTTTTTGTTTGAAGCGCACTTTGATAACTGTGTACTTGATAACACCATATTTTACAGCCGGAAGAACAAAGGCGCAAAATATATTAACTGTTCATGCAAAGAGGTTGATTTTACACAAGCCGATCTTACCAATGCCGTGTTTGATAACTGCAACCTGCACCGTGCCATATTTGATAATACCAACCTAAAAGGAGCCGATTTCACAACCTCATACAATTATATCGTTGATCCGGACAGGAACATAGTCAAAAAAACTAAGTTCTCTGTACATGGCTTGCCTGGGTTACTCACCAGGTACGATATTGTAATTAAGTAA
- a CDS encoding methylmalonyl-CoA mutase family protein yields MENITVYKPKHKVRFVTAASLFDGHDATINIMRRILQSSGAEVIHLGHNRSVEEVVTCAIQEDVQGIAMTSYQGGHIEYFKYMFDLLKERGAGHIKIFGGGGGVILPDEIEELQQYGIAKIFSPDDGRRMGLQGMINSMLEQCDFETKTSLNGELKHLPEKDNKAIAQLITLAENHPEQFRASLKAPSLLERAAGEAIPVLGITGTGGAGKSSLVDEIVRRFLAETDKTLAIISVDPSKRKTGGALLGDRIRMNAINSPRIYMRSLATRQANLALSGYVQESIDICKAAGFDLIIVETSGIGQSDTMITDYCDVALYVMTPEFGAATQLEKIDMLDFADLVAINKFDKRGALDAIRDVRRQYKRNHMLFDARDEDMPVYGTMASQFNDPGMNSLFDALMKVIKEKTGIAFNPVVPTDVEEPEKSYVIPPDRIRYLAEIAESSTAYNNWVNEQCKIAQQLYQLQGSISLSQNFSKGEDFTAGLQDIYNQLEEHLHPDCKRLLKEWPDTLLRYKADNFIYRVRDKEIKQPLFTTSLSQLRIPKVALPKYEAWGDILRWLLTENVPGEFPYAAGVFPLKRDGEDPTRMFAGEGGPERTNKRFHYVSLGQPAHRLSTAFDSVTLYGEDPHTRPDIYGKIGNSGVSIATLDDAKKLYSGFDLCSPSTSVSMTINGPAPMLLGFFMNAAIDQQCEKYIIENKLEHLVEAKFKELYDDNGLARPGYSASPQPSPKERELNQHYGYETADLKFWEILKNNSKLNRQNPTEAEKTLWANLRNNQTGFKIRRQHAVDGYIADFICLGKGLIIEVDGGYHEYTKEQDEIRTKILKEKGFDVIRFNNEDVLNNTKQVVEKITNQLNQQPERKVLSFGEDLGEALLPEGNNGLGLMLLGLTGDQVLPADVYQKIKAYAISTVRGTVQADILKEDQAQNTCIFSTEFALRMMGDIQQYFIDEKVRNFYSVSISGYHIAEAGANPITQLAFTLANGFTYVEYYLSRGMHIDDFAPNLSFFFSNGIDPEYAVIGRVARRIWAKAIKNKYKGNDRSQKLKYHIQTSGRSLHAQEIDFNDIRTTLQALYAIYDNCNSLHTNAYDEAITTPTEESVRRAMAIQLIINRELGLAKNENPIQGAFIIEELTDLVEEAVLTEFKRINDRGGVLGAMETMYQRSKIQEESLYYETLKHTGEYPIIGVNTFLNKKGSPTLIPAEVIRATEEEKQYQIAALEAFQQRNADKAPAMLKNLQHSATSGENIFQQLMEACKYCSLGQISHALYQVGGQYRRNM; encoded by the coding sequence ATGGAAAACATCACAGTATACAAGCCTAAGCACAAGGTTCGATTTGTAACAGCTGCCTCATTGTTTGACGGCCATGATGCTACGATAAACATTATGCGACGCATCTTACAATCTTCAGGTGCAGAAGTGATACATCTTGGCCATAACCGGTCTGTTGAAGAGGTGGTGACTTGTGCTATACAGGAAGATGTGCAGGGCATAGCCATGACATCATACCAGGGCGGGCATATCGAGTATTTTAAATATATGTTCGACCTGCTAAAAGAACGCGGTGCCGGGCACATTAAAATATTTGGTGGTGGCGGTGGTGTTATCCTGCCGGATGAGATTGAAGAACTACAGCAATATGGTATTGCTAAAATATTTTCACCGGATGATGGCCGCCGTATGGGTTTGCAAGGCATGATCAACAGTATGCTGGAGCAATGCGACTTTGAAACTAAAACCAGCCTTAATGGCGAATTGAAACATCTGCCCGAGAAGGATAATAAAGCCATTGCCCAACTGATTACGCTTGCCGAAAATCATCCGGAGCAATTTAGAGCCTCATTAAAAGCTCCCTCTCTTTTGGAGAGGGCTGCGGGTGAGGCCATTCCGGTTCTGGGTATAACTGGTACGGGCGGTGCAGGTAAATCATCCTTAGTTGATGAAATTGTACGCCGCTTTTTGGCAGAGACGGATAAAACATTGGCCATTATATCAGTCGATCCTTCAAAACGTAAAACCGGCGGTGCCTTATTAGGTGACCGCATCCGCATGAATGCGATCAACAGCCCAAGGATTTACATGCGTTCCTTAGCGACAAGGCAGGCTAACCTCGCACTGTCTGGATATGTACAGGAGTCAATAGACATTTGCAAAGCAGCGGGTTTTGATCTCATAATTGTGGAGACATCGGGCATTGGCCAAAGCGATACCATGATTACGGACTACTGCGACGTGGCCTTATATGTAATGACACCGGAATTCGGCGCAGCCACTCAACTCGAGAAAATCGACATGCTCGACTTTGCAGATTTAGTAGCCATTAACAAGTTTGACAAACGCGGCGCATTAGATGCTATACGCGATGTTAGGCGGCAGTATAAACGTAACCACATGCTTTTTGATGCCAGGGATGAAGACATGCCGGTTTATGGCACCATGGCATCGCAATTTAACGACCCGGGCATGAACAGTCTTTTTGATGCACTGATGAAAGTGATCAAAGAAAAAACTGGAATTGCGTTTAACCCGGTAGTGCCGACTGATGTGGAAGAACCGGAAAAAAGTTACGTTATTCCGCCTGACCGGATCAGGTACCTGGCAGAAATTGCCGAAAGCAGTACAGCTTATAACAATTGGGTTAACGAACAATGCAAAATTGCTCAGCAGCTGTACCAGTTGCAAGGCAGCATCAGCCTTTCGCAAAACTTCTCAAAAGGAGAAGATTTTACTGCCGGGCTTCAGGACATATACAACCAACTTGAAGAACATTTGCATCCTGATTGCAAGCGTTTGTTAAAAGAATGGCCCGATACCTTGCTCAGATACAAAGCAGATAACTTTATATACAGAGTACGTGATAAAGAAATAAAACAACCGTTGTTCACCACTTCATTATCACAGTTGCGTATTCCGAAAGTGGCATTGCCAAAATACGAAGCCTGGGGAGATATTTTACGCTGGCTGTTAACAGAAAATGTCCCAGGTGAGTTTCCTTATGCGGCAGGTGTATTCCCGTTAAAACGCGATGGCGAAGACCCTACCCGTATGTTTGCCGGTGAGGGCGGACCAGAGCGTACCAATAAACGTTTTCACTATGTATCGCTTGGCCAACCCGCACACCGCTTATCCACTGCTTTTGATTCGGTTACGCTTTATGGTGAAGACCCGCATACGCGTCCAGATATTTATGGCAAGATCGGCAATTCAGGGGTAAGCATTGCCACACTTGATGATGCTAAGAAGCTTTACTCAGGCTTCGACTTGTGCAGTCCGTCAACTTCGGTATCCATGACCATTAACGGCCCTGCCCCTATGCTACTCGGCTTTTTTATGAATGCCGCGATAGACCAGCAATGCGAGAAATACATCATCGAAAACAAACTTGAACATTTGGTAGAAGCTAAGTTTAAAGAGTTGTACGATGATAATGGATTGGCAAGGCCGGGATATAGTGCCTCACCCCAGCCCTCTCCAAAGGAGAGGGAGCTAAATCAGCATTATGGATATGAAACTGCTGACTTAAAGTTTTGGGAGATACTGAAAAACAACTCCAAATTAAACCGACAAAACCCAACAGAGGCCGAAAAAACTTTGTGGGCAAATCTTAGAAATAATCAAACAGGATTTAAAATAAGACGGCAGCATGCTGTTGATGGTTATATCGCTGATTTTATTTGCTTAGGAAAAGGGCTGATTATTGAAGTTGATGGTGGTTATCACGAGTATACAAAAGAACAGGATGAGATCAGAACCAAAATTCTTAAAGAAAAAGGATTTGATGTAATCAGATTCAATAATGAAGATGTGCTTAACAATACAAAGCAGGTTGTAGAAAAAATCACAAATCAACTCAACCAGCAACCGGAAAGAAAAGTCCTCTCCTTTGGAGAGGATTTAGGTGAGGCTCTTCTTCCTGAAGGGAATAACGGGCTTGGCCTTATGTTGCTGGGCTTAACCGGCGACCAGGTACTGCCAGCTGATGTATATCAAAAAATTAAAGCTTATGCTATAAGCACCGTGCGTGGCACCGTACAGGCAGATATTTTGAAAGAAGACCAGGCGCAGAACACTTGTATATTTTCTACAGAATTTGCCTTAAGGATGATGGGCGACATCCAGCAATATTTTATCGATGAAAAAGTTCGCAACTTTTATTCTGTCTCCATTTCGGGCTATCACATTGCCGAAGCCGGTGCCAACCCTATAACACAGCTGGCATTTACGCTTGCTAATGGGTTTACTTATGTAGAATATTATTTGAGCCGGGGCATGCACATTGATGACTTTGCCCCTAACCTTTCTTTCTTTTTCTCTAATGGCATTGATCCAGAATATGCTGTCATCGGTAGGGTGGCTCGCCGTATATGGGCAAAGGCCATTAAAAATAAATATAAAGGCAACGACAGATCCCAGAAACTGAAATACCATATCCAAACAAGCGGACGGTCATTGCACGCGCAGGAAATTGATTTTAACGATATCCGCACTACGCTGCAAGCGCTTTACGCTATATATGACAACTGCAACTCGCTGCACACTAATGCCTATGATGAAGCTATTACCACACCAACCGAAGAATCGGTAAGGCGGGCAATGGCTATTCAATTAATTATTAACCGCGAATTGGGATTAGCCAAAAATGAGAACCCTATTCAAGGGGCATTTATCATTGAAGAGCTGACCGATTTGGTTGAGGAAGCTGTACTAACAGAATTTAAGCGCATTAATGACCGCGGCGGTGTTTTAGGTGCAATGGAAACCATGTACCAGCGTAGTAAAATACAAGAGGAGTCGCTTTATTATGAAACCCTTAAACATACGGGCGAATATCCGATCATTGGTGTAAACACTTTCCTTAACAAAAAAGGTTCACCAACTTTAATACCGGCCGAAGTGATACGAGCTACAGAAGAAGAAAAGCAATACCAGATTGCTGCGCTCGAAGCATTTCAACAGCGCAATGCAGATAAAGCTCCTGCTATGCTTAAAAACCTTCAACACTCGGCAACTAGTGGCGAAAACATTTTTCAACAACTGATGGAAGCTTGCAAGTACTGTTCTTTAGGGCAGATCTCACATGCCCTATACCAAGTCGGCGGGCAATACCGAAGGAATATGTAA
- a CDS encoding glycoside hydrolase family 5 protein, translating to MKKTYFKTFACNGFKVLRYMAVLLIVFQISAGHTSAKTNPMAIERVIAFKRAAQLNNGISISWLEQTWNNNALKARPVNASDFVLLKKLGFKSIRLPVAFEYYYTQKIALSKVFTQVDWVLNQCKMQGLKLIIDYHYGKIDDNNYILATNTAVSLWKQISLHYLKEDPNQLMYEIYNEPPPMNPQLWKDAAYNICIAIRQIDKSKTLLIGASNYNSIYELSRFVRLADENIIYSFHFYEPFIFTHQGAEWVGNQVATTGVPFPYDGKKIPQLNFKAKGTWGETNYYKYNKDGNAQALFDKLSIVNNWAQKYNVPIICSEYGVYNKYADPDSRCNYIKTMRTTLKSLKIPGILWDYNTNFSIFAGKPSIASLPLCMHEALLNK from the coding sequence ATGAAAAAAACCTATTTTAAAACATTTGCCTGTAATGGCTTTAAAGTACTCCGGTATATGGCAGTGCTTTTAATTGTCTTTCAAATAAGTGCAGGCCATACATCTGCAAAAACTAATCCAATGGCTATCGAAAGGGTCATTGCGTTTAAGCGGGCAGCGCAATTAAACAATGGGATCAGCATATCATGGCTGGAACAAACATGGAATAATAATGCTTTAAAAGCAAGGCCGGTTAATGCTTCAGATTTTGTATTACTTAAAAAGTTAGGCTTTAAAAGTATAAGGTTACCTGTTGCCTTTGAATACTACTACACTCAGAAAATAGCACTGTCAAAAGTATTTACGCAGGTAGACTGGGTGCTTAACCAATGTAAGATGCAGGGTTTAAAACTGATTATAGATTACCATTATGGCAAAATAGACGATAACAACTACATACTGGCTACAAACACTGCTGTAAGCCTATGGAAACAGATTTCATTACATTATCTTAAAGAAGATCCCAATCAATTAATGTATGAAATTTATAATGAACCGCCTCCGATGAATCCACAACTTTGGAAAGATGCCGCTTACAATATATGTATAGCAATACGGCAAATAGACAAAAGCAAAACCCTGCTTATAGGGGCATCAAATTATAATAGTATTTATGAATTGAGCCGCTTTGTACGATTGGCTGATGAGAACATTATTTATAGTTTCCATTTTTATGAACCTTTTATTTTTACACACCAGGGTGCAGAATGGGTAGGCAACCAGGTAGCAACAACAGGGGTTCCTTTTCCATATGATGGGAAAAAAATTCCCCAACTAAATTTTAAAGCAAAAGGAACATGGGGCGAAACAAACTATTATAAATATAATAAGGACGGCAATGCACAGGCCTTATTTGATAAGTTATCTATTGTAAACAACTGGGCTCAAAAATATAATGTCCCCATCATTTGTTCAGAATATGGCGTATATAACAAATATGCCGACCCTGATAGCCGTTGTAACTATATAAAGACTATGCGTACTACATTGAAATCGCTAAAAATACCCGGGATATTGTGGGATTATAACACTAATTTTTCCATCTTTGCAGGCAAACCATCTATAGCAAGTTTACCCCTATGCATGCACGAGGCTTTATTGAACAAATAA
- a CDS encoding cellulose biosynthesis cyclic di-GMP-binding regulatory protein BcsB, giving the protein MKKFLSFLFFIVLLIKAASAQQTVITFKSLGRDDDAINGMSGSSSYYIRIDPYMEMNGSKLVLYFEPSQALLKDKSFINVLINDNPVYSSRLTKDSLQKITLNLSRNDLSPDRRYLKLQVRTLLQISDDKCRDLDNPAMWLKIKGYSYLALNRSNTNFFNNVNISNCFESKRAIVYPVNPSLHDLKAVAWAYARLKKSDVKNIQVIQADHVPDSVINYIMVGNISQLPANRRALIRINPASGQGLFYLHKSVVNLTDTVTNLITVNGQMVPTRSIQTHQMPQEILFITGGDDQGYEKTVTALGNMNILNSTFGDYLLVNSASNNFFKTIDENRSKLTLRQIGGLTNFISGVGSLKSVYNFKNSDFSFTPKEVEIRFIANYSALNLNDRGYFNIYLNGMLISSEKLDASGKLNTAVTINRYQHHKYNTLIAEFRFYPNSGNCTNSFTNFFAEIDVDKSYLESKNPFITNDLSFYQYPEAFNSSSTRIVVSRDYARYAAGAMGEIIYELNNNINSNNFPEFVYSDEIRNNKSDLKKYNIVALLSRNDPLIEEFPDAPIKFNHDFRLYNNNNNEVVYTVSDSVSNGLAQIFYGRSNNACLVLTATGKNLANAFLAASRSITEQLSTLSSNVCIADVNNNKYLFNISKSSENLEYIDTKSSLAKFWENYNLYILLGILILILIAFLYVRFKVQKSQEIINE; this is encoded by the coding sequence ATGAAGAAATTTTTATCATTTCTGTTTTTTATAGTATTATTAATTAAAGCAGCTTCAGCACAGCAAACGGTTATTACCTTTAAATCGCTTGGTCGTGATGATGACGCCATAAACGGGATGAGCGGCTCCAGTTCTTACTATATCCGCATAGATCCTTATATGGAAATGAATGGCAGTAAACTGGTGCTATACTTCGAACCGTCACAGGCGCTGCTTAAGGATAAATCATTCATCAATGTACTGATCAATGATAACCCGGTTTACAGCAGCCGGCTTACAAAAGATTCTCTTCAAAAAATAACGCTAAACCTTAGCAGGAATGATCTATCTCCTGATCGGCGTTACCTTAAATTACAGGTGCGTACCTTGTTGCAAATATCTGATGATAAATGCCGCGATCTGGACAATCCGGCCATGTGGTTGAAAATTAAAGGTTATTCGTATCTGGCGCTTAACCGCAGCAATACCAATTTCTTTAATAATGTAAACATATCAAACTGCTTTGAATCAAAAAGAGCAATTGTATATCCTGTTAATCCATCATTACATGATTTAAAAGCGGTTGCATGGGCTTATGCCCGTCTAAAAAAATCAGACGTAAAAAACATCCAGGTAATACAGGCCGACCATGTTCCTGATTCTGTTATCAATTATATAATGGTAGGTAACATTAGCCAATTGCCGGCTAACAGGCGCGCCCTGATCCGCATTAACCCTGCGAGCGGACAAGGCTTGTTTTACTTGCATAAATCTGTTGTTAACCTTACCGATACGGTAACCAACTTAATTACCGTAAATGGACAAATGGTGCCTACGCGTTCTATACAAACGCACCAGATGCCGCAGGAGATCTTATTTATTACCGGAGGAGATGACCAAGGGTATGAAAAAACGGTTACCGCATTGGGTAACATGAACATCCTTAATTCTACCTTTGGCGATTACCTGCTGGTGAATAGCGCGTCCAATAACTTCTTTAAAACTATTGACGAGAACCGGTCAAAACTTACGCTACGCCAGATAGGTGGTTTAACCAACTTTATATCGGGTGTTGGATCGTTAAAAAGCGTTTATAACTTTAAGAACAGTGATTTTAGCTTTACCCCTAAAGAGGTTGAGATTAGGTTTATAGCCAATTACAGCGCCTTAAATTTAAATGACCGCGGATATTTCAATATCTATCTTAACGGTATGCTGATCAGCAGCGAAAAGCTGGACGCATCCGGTAAACTTAATACTGCGGTTACCATTAACCGTTATCAGCATCATAAGTATAACACGCTGATTGCCGAGTTCAGGTTTTATCCTAATAGTGGTAACTGTACCAACAGCTTTACTAACTTCTTTGCCGAAATTGATGTAGACAAATCATACCTGGAATCTAAAAATCCATTTATTACCAATGATCTGAGTTTTTATCAATATCCCGAGGCATTTAACTCGAGCTCTACCCGTATTGTTGTAAGCCGCGATTATGCACGCTATGCAGCAGGTGCAATGGGCGAAATTATTTATGAGTTGAACAACAACATCAATTCAAATAATTTCCCTGAGTTTGTTTACTCTGATGAGATACGGAATAACAAAAGCGACCTGAAAAAGTATAATATAGTTGCGCTGCTCTCTCGTAATGATCCTTTGATCGAAGAATTTCCGGATGCACCTATAAAATTTAATCATGATTTCAGGCTGTATAACAACAATAACAACGAAGTAGTATATACCGTTTCTGATTCGGTTTCAAATGGCTTGGCTCAGATATTTTACGGCCGCAGCAACAATGCCTGCCTGGTGTTAACTGCTACCGGTAAAAACCTGGCAAATGCGTTTCTGGCTGCTTCGCGTTCAATTACCGAACAGTTATCAACGCTGTCAAGTAACGTATGTATTGCTGACGTAAACAATAATAAATATCTGTTTAACATCAGCAAATCAAGCGAAAACCTGGAGTACATTGATACTAAAAGCTCGCTTGCAAAGTTCTGGGAAAACTATAACCTGTATATCTTATTAGGTATTCTGATTCTTATACTTATCGCATTCTTGTATGTAAGGTTCAAAGTACAGAAGTCGCAGGAAATTATTAACGAGTAA